A DNA window from Maribellus comscasis contains the following coding sequences:
- the dnaB gene encoding replicative DNA helicase: MAERKKTQAQFSIEQINAQYGKLPPQAVEVEEAVLGALMLERDAYVTVADIIDTSSFYKEEHQKIFEAIKKLSGKEKPVDLLMVTQELKDRGQLDEVGGPGYITQLTRRVASAAHIEFHARIIAQKYIQRELIRVSSEIQAKSYDDTIDVDDLIDFSESSLFQVAEGNIKKETVPIKPVLNDAILQIEKARNQKDGLSGVPSGFTGLDRITNGWQKTDLIIIAARPAMGKTAFVLSMTRNMAVDHNRPVAIFSLEMSSLQLVTRLISSETEISANKLKTGQLEDWEWEHLNRKIANLDKAPIFIDDTPALSIFEFRAKCRRLKMQYDIQAVIVDYLQLMTAGTDSRGSREQEVSTISRSLKAIAKELDVPIMALSQLNRSVESREGKRPQLSDLRESGAIEQDADIVTFIHRPEYFGITEDESGNSLLGVAEIIIAKHRNGATGDVHLSFKKELAKFSDMETNFGDGLGDAKTYSSKMNEDDDDLGVGISSNNSFDKQNPSTNDTPF; the protein is encoded by the coding sequence ATGGCTGAAAGAAAAAAGACACAAGCACAATTTTCAATTGAACAGATAAATGCGCAGTATGGAAAACTACCTCCTCAGGCAGTTGAAGTGGAAGAGGCAGTTTTAGGAGCATTAATGCTCGAAAGAGATGCATATGTTACAGTTGCCGATATTATTGACACCTCCAGCTTTTACAAGGAAGAACACCAAAAAATATTTGAAGCCATAAAAAAACTCTCGGGCAAGGAAAAACCTGTCGATTTGCTGATGGTTACACAGGAATTAAAAGACCGGGGGCAACTGGATGAAGTTGGAGGCCCCGGCTACATTACGCAATTAACACGCAGGGTTGCCTCAGCCGCGCATATTGAGTTTCACGCCAGAATTATCGCCCAAAAATACATCCAAAGAGAACTCATTCGCGTCTCCTCTGAAATTCAGGCAAAATCGTATGACGACACCATTGATGTTGACGATTTAATTGATTTTTCTGAATCATCGCTTTTTCAGGTGGCAGAGGGAAACATAAAAAAAGAAACCGTTCCGATAAAGCCTGTTTTGAACGATGCCATTTTGCAAATTGAAAAGGCGCGAAACCAGAAAGACGGATTAAGCGGAGTCCCTTCAGGCTTTACTGGTCTTGACCGGATTACCAACGGCTGGCAAAAAACCGATCTTATTATTATCGCCGCACGTCCGGCAATGGGAAAAACCGCCTTTGTTCTTTCCATGACACGTAACATGGCAGTAGATCACAACCGACCGGTGGCTATTTTTTCACTGGAGATGTCATCACTTCAGCTTGTTACCCGTCTGATTTCTTCAGAAACTGAGATTAGTGCAAATAAACTAAAAACCGGGCAGTTGGAAGATTGGGAATGGGAACACCTGAACCGTAAAATAGCAAATCTTGACAAGGCTCCAATATTTATTGACGACACACCGGCATTGTCTATTTTCGAATTTCGGGCCAAATGCCGACGTCTGAAAATGCAATACGATATTCAGGCCGTGATTGTCGACTACCTCCAGCTGATGACTGCGGGAACCGATAGTCGTGGTAGTCGCGAACAGGAAGTAAGTACAATTTCCCGCTCATTAAAAGCTATTGCAAAAGAACTTGACGTACCGATTATGGCATTGTCGCAATTAAATCGTTCAGTGGAGTCGAGAGAAGGCAAACGGCCTCAGTTGTCCGACCTCCGTGAATCCGGTGCGATTGAACAGGATGCCGATATTGTTACTTTTATCCATCGCCCGGAGTACTTTGGGATTACAGAAGACGAATCAGGGAATTCGCTGCTGGGTGTTGCTGAAATTATTATTGCAAAACACAGAAATGGTGCCACCGGCGATGTTCACTTGTCATTCAAAAAAGAACTGGCCAAATTCTCGGATATGGAAACAAATTTTGGCGACGGCTTGGGAGACGCAAAAACTTATAGTTCAAAAATGAATGAAGATGACGATGATTTGGGAGTCGGAATTTCATCCAATAACAGTTTCGACAAACAGAATCCTTCTACCAACGACACCCCTTTCTGA
- a CDS encoding RluA family pseudouridine synthase — MEDHLREYNEELEEGGMFEHYRLTVDPGQSSLRIDKFLSNRIDNASRSRIQAAADAGNILVNQVPVKPNYKVKPNDEILIVMDYPRRELKIIPEDISLDIVYEDDQLLVINKPPDFVVHPGHGNYSGTLVNALAYYFRDLPLFNSEDPRPGLVHRIDKDTSGLMVIAKTETAKNKLALQFYEKTSERRYQALVWGSVKEDEATITGNIGRSLKNRQVFTVFPESDYGKHAVTHYKVLKRIGYVTLVECKLETGRTHQIRVHMKYINHPLFNDANYGGDQILRGTTFSKYRQFVQNCFKILPRQALHAKTLGFTHPSTGKFMQFNSELPEDMSTVIDKWENYIAHRND, encoded by the coding sequence ATGGAAGATCATTTAAGGGAGTACAATGAAGAGCTGGAAGAAGGTGGAATGTTTGAACATTATCGCCTGACAGTTGATCCGGGCCAGTCCTCTCTTCGTATCGATAAATTTCTATCCAATCGTATCGACAATGCTTCGCGCAGCAGAATACAGGCAGCCGCTGATGCAGGGAATATTTTAGTTAACCAGGTGCCTGTTAAACCCAACTACAAGGTAAAGCCAAACGATGAAATCCTTATCGTCATGGATTACCCGCGACGTGAATTAAAAATTATTCCAGAAGATATTTCACTGGATATCGTGTATGAAGACGACCAGTTACTGGTAATCAACAAACCGCCGGATTTTGTCGTCCATCCCGGACATGGAAATTACTCCGGCACTTTGGTAAATGCACTGGCTTATTATTTCCGCGATCTCCCTTTGTTTAACAGTGAAGATCCACGGCCTGGCCTGGTCCATCGTATTGATAAAGACACTTCGGGATTAATGGTGATAGCAAAAACTGAAACGGCAAAAAATAAACTGGCACTTCAGTTTTACGAAAAAACATCGGAGCGAAGATACCAGGCCCTGGTTTGGGGTAGTGTAAAAGAAGATGAAGCTACAATAACCGGAAATATCGGACGGAGCCTGAAAAACAGACAGGTTTTTACTGTATTCCCTGAAAGTGATTACGGCAAACATGCTGTCACTCATTATAAAGTTTTAAAACGAATCGGCTATGTAACTCTGGTAGAATGTAAACTTGAAACCGGACGCACACATCAAATCCGGGTTCATATGAAATATATAAACCATCCGCTGTTTAATGATGCAAATTATGGTGGCGACCAAATCTTAAGGGGAACAACTTTTAGCAAATACCGGCAGTTTGTACAAAACTGTTTTAAAATTCTTCCAAGGCAGGCCTTACATGCAAAGACTCTCGGGTTCACACATCCATCAACGGGCAAATTTATGCAGTTTAATTCGGAACTCCCCGAAGACATGAGTACGGTAATTGATAAATGGGAAAATTATATTGCGCACAGGAATGACTAG